One Geoalkalibacter subterraneus genomic window carries:
- the tnpA gene encoding IS200/IS605 family transposase, with protein sequence MNTSTELRHGRSCVFQLHVHLVFVTRYRRGIFSPSHYDTMREVFSNVCADFGAELIETDGEKDHVHLLVNYPPTVPVSKLVNSLKGVSSRLLRKRHPEIEQHYWKGGLWSPSYFAASCGGAPLGVIRQYIENQRA encoded by the coding sequence ATGAATACATCAACCGAGTTACGACATGGAAGAAGCTGTGTTTTTCAGCTTCATGTGCATTTGGTCTTTGTCACGAGATACCGGCGCGGCATCTTCTCGCCGTCTCATTACGACACCATGCGGGAGGTCTTCTCCAACGTCTGCGCCGACTTCGGCGCGGAGCTGATCGAAACGGACGGGGAGAAGGATCACGTTCATCTGCTGGTGAACTATCCGCCCACGGTCCCCGTCTCGAAACTGGTGAACAGCCTGAAGGGGGTCTCCTCGCGGTTGCTGCGGAAGCGGCACCCGGAGATCGAACAGCACTACTGGAAGGGCGGGCTCTGGTCGCCGTCCTATTTCGCGGCGTCCTGCGGCGGCGCGCCCCTGGGTGTTATCCGTCAATACATCGAGAACCAACGGGCCTGA
- a CDS encoding RNA-guided endonuclease InsQ/TnpB family protein: MARQAFKYKLYHADRNRRLDRQRRIAGQIWNHCIALHKRYYRRYRKHLNQKRLKSRIAYLRNHLRPEWKNLGSQAVQDVIERIERGYELFFKACRLRKEKKSKRVVRPPSFRKSVKYRSFTLKQAGWKLLSPGKVRIGGAAYRYHAGRDIDGTIKTVTISRDAVGDFWIIFSVETDEPSPNRAATGRTAGFDFGLKRFLTGSDETTVEMPEPLKSELKRVKKANQRLSRKLKKSGGRKKARLSLARLHRQIADRRREFHHQTARALSRKYDVICIEDLNLTGMKSLWGRKASDLGFAQFVDILAHHCRKNGSRLVKIDRFFPSSKTCSVCGHVHRELSLRDRTWECPSCGSHHDRDKNAAINIEREGLRLIAHQAGHRLEGEAA, translated from the coding sequence ATGGCACGTCAAGCGTTCAAATATAAGCTCTATCACGCCGACCGGAACCGGCGTCTGGATCGGCAGCGGCGTATCGCCGGGCAGATATGGAACCACTGTATCGCCCTGCACAAACGGTATTACCGCCGCTACCGGAAGCATTTGAACCAGAAACGGCTCAAGTCCAGGATCGCCTATCTCCGCAATCACCTCCGCCCGGAATGGAAGAATCTGGGTTCCCAGGCGGTTCAGGACGTGATCGAACGGATCGAGCGGGGCTACGAACTGTTCTTCAAGGCGTGCCGGCTGCGGAAAGAAAAGAAGTCGAAACGGGTGGTGCGGCCGCCGTCTTTCCGCAAAAGCGTCAAGTACCGCTCCTTCACGTTGAAGCAGGCCGGGTGGAAACTCCTTTCTCCCGGCAAGGTACGAATCGGCGGGGCGGCCTATCGCTACCACGCCGGCCGCGACATCGACGGGACGATCAAGACCGTGACGATCTCTCGCGATGCCGTCGGCGACTTCTGGATCATCTTTTCCGTCGAAACGGACGAACCCTCTCCGAACCGAGCCGCGACAGGTCGAACTGCGGGCTTCGATTTCGGGCTGAAGAGGTTTCTTACCGGCTCCGACGAAACGACGGTCGAGATGCCCGAGCCGCTGAAATCGGAACTCAAGCGGGTTAAAAAAGCAAACCAGCGGCTATCCCGGAAACTGAAAAAGAGCGGCGGACGCAAAAAAGCCCGACTGTCCCTGGCGCGACTGCATCGGCAAATCGCCGACCGGCGGCGGGAATTTCACCATCAAACCGCCCGCGCCCTGTCCCGGAAATACGATGTGATCTGCATCGAGGATCTGAACCTGACCGGCATGAAATCCCTTTGGGGCCGGAAGGCCTCAGATCTGGGTTTTGCCCAGTTCGTCGACATTCTCGCCCATCATTGCCGGAAAAACGGCAGTCGGTTGGTCAAGATCGACCGTTTCTTCCCGAGCAGCAAGACCTGTTCAGTCTGCGGGCATGTCCACCGGGAGCTGTCGCTTCGGGACCGGACCTGGGAATGCCCGTCGTGCGGATCGCATCACGACCGGGACAAAAACGCTGCTATCAACATCGAGCGGGAAGGCCTGCGCCTGATCGCTCACCAGGCGGGGCATCGCCTGGAAGGGGAGGCCGCGTAA